A window of the Hordeum vulgare subsp. vulgare chromosome 5H, MorexV3_pseudomolecules_assembly, whole genome shotgun sequence genome harbors these coding sequences:
- the LOC123398834 gene encoding extensin-like gives MSGCPSLTLSCDNLSCDNISCHIWYCCGSAKDPDDGLRQDYSRQPPPAQPYLPTQPHVVTEPAPAPLPVQQHPQPAPPHYPPTQPYVVLRPPPTIQAPYYEPPSQLVPPQHVSPALAPQAASTAKTPRAPVPPCNRAREPPAPAATPIPAAVPSKRCEPPQPAPRPLVPPNEMREQRVMPLPARLPSRNYEPSTPQAPPPVNVTSQPPARTTWPPRVKSKTYEYDDAGEPPAVSLPPPSTPIAPRARGLRYPPAPHPRLGDTEPRIESYSQAASLHQEYY, from the coding sequence ATGTCCGGATGTCCATCTCTTACCCTCTCCTGCGACAACCTCTCCTGCGACAACATCTCCTGCCACATTTGGTACTGCTGCGGCAGTGCCAAAGATCCTGATGATGGCCTTCGTCAAGATTATTCAAGGCAGCCGCCGCCGGCACAACCTTATCTGCCGACACAGCCGCATGTCGTGACagagccggcgccggcgccgctgCCTGTGCAGCAGCATCCGCAGCCGGCACCACCACATTATCCGCCGACGCAGCCGTATGTCGTGCTGCGGCCGCCGCCTACTATACAAGCGCCTTATTATGAGCCGCCGTCACAGTTGGTGCCTCCTCAGCATGTGTCACCGGCGCTGGCGCCTCAGGCGGCGTCAACGGCAAAGACACCTCGTGCGCCGGTGCCACCCTGCAACAGGGCGCGTGAGCCGCCGGCGCCTGCGGCGACACCAATTCCTGCCGCTGTGCCATCCAAAAGATGCGAGCCGCCTCAGCCGGCGCCTCGCCCGCTGGTGCCGCCCAACGAGATGCGTGAGCAGCGGGTAATGCCATTGCCTGCCCGCCTGCCATCCAGGAACTACGAGCCATCAACGCCGCAAGCGCCACCGCCTGTTAATGTCACGTCGCAACCGCCTGCACGGACAACATGGCCTCCCCGTGTGAAGTCCAAGACGTACGAGTACGACGACGCCGGCGAGCCACCGGCCGTGTCGTTGCCGCCTCCGTCGACACCAATAGCTCCTCGTGCTCGTGGGTTACGATACCCACCGGCGCCACACCCTCGTCTCGGCGATACGGAGCCCCGCATCGAATCTTATTCGCAAGCAGCAAGCCTCCATCAAGAATACTATTAG